From Shewanella psychrophila, a single genomic window includes:
- a CDS encoding 2OG-Fe(II) oxygenase produces MDFIEVYPNAIPDDLCERLIACFEQHKGVTDGRTGQGVDLEKKVSRDLTLDSFEDLQSIRNELLTYTLKYSTEYFNQYSMALMGAVSVQVADEKGQGVALTPDNYQSLGEPRAEALVKYLYRSGTINVQKYQQGVGGYPHWHSELFPQAGHNEALHRVVLYMFYLNDVEEGGETEFFYQNRKLTPKKGTMVIAPAGFTHSHRGNKPISNDKYIATSWVMFNRAEQLYAPIS; encoded by the coding sequence ATGGACTTCATTGAAGTATACCCTAATGCTATCCCTGATGACTTATGTGAGCGTTTGATCGCCTGTTTCGAACAACATAAGGGGGTCACCGATGGCAGAACTGGTCAAGGGGTGGATTTAGAAAAGAAAGTAAGCCGTGATCTCACCTTAGACAGTTTCGAGGATCTGCAGAGTATCAGGAATGAATTACTCACTTATACATTGAAATATTCTACCGAGTATTTTAATCAATACTCGATGGCATTGATGGGAGCTGTATCGGTGCAAGTCGCTGATGAAAAAGGCCAAGGTGTTGCGCTGACGCCGGATAATTATCAGAGTTTAGGTGAACCAAGAGCTGAGGCATTAGTTAAGTACCTCTATCGCAGTGGGACCATCAATGTTCAGAAATATCAGCAGGGGGTTGGGGGATACCCTCACTGGCATTCGGAGCTGTTTCCTCAGGCGGGGCATAATGAAGCCTTACATCGCGTGGTGCTCTATATGTTTTATCTTAACGATGTAGAGGAGGGAGGGGAGACTGAGTTTTTCTATCAAAACAGAAAACTCACACCCAAGAAGGGCACTATGGTCATTGCACCTGCGGGCTTTACTCACTCACATCGTGGCAATAAGCCAATCAGTAACGATAAATATATCGCGACCTCATGGGTAATGTTTAATCGTGCCGAACAATTGTATGCACCGATAAGCTAG
- a CDS encoding DUF2057 domain-containing protein: MKHTLALAVIITAACSLPAYAKITLTLPKSAQLLVVNGVEMEDETTVDLNDGNNQIVFKYNTSFRQQGEQRRFTSEAVILTFNGQDSAYKLSLPRLRSDSDADKFNKLAELTLVDDAGVDVEYTSDLLLKVGIQLGRDYDKEIAVYNGSSAPAALPNLATKTQKSTPVVLPATALVVTNNSSVASGQAPNTNKDQINVGQMLDFWYSQADEETRKAFKQRIKD, from the coding sequence ATGAAGCACACTTTAGCCCTCGCAGTTATTATCACTGCAGCCTGTTCACTGCCAGCATATGCAAAAATCACCCTTACTTTACCTAAGTCTGCGCAGCTCTTAGTGGTTAATGGTGTAGAGATGGAAGATGAAACCACAGTGGATCTTAATGATGGCAATAATCAAATCGTATTTAAATATAACACCAGCTTCAGGCAACAAGGTGAACAAAGAAGGTTCACATCAGAAGCGGTGATCCTGACTTTTAATGGACAAGATTCGGCCTATAAGTTGTCGTTGCCAAGACTCAGATCAGACAGTGATGCAGACAAGTTTAATAAGCTTGCAGAGTTGACCCTTGTCGATGATGCGGGTGTAGACGTTGAATACACCAGTGACCTACTCCTCAAAGTGGGAATACAACTAGGCCGGGATTATGACAAAGAAATAGCAGTCTATAACGGGAGTTCAGCGCCTGCAGCCCTCCCTAATCTTGCGACAAAAACACAGAAATCAACACCTGTAGTATTACCAGCAACGGCTCTGGTGGTGACTAACAATAGTAGTGTGGCCTCTGGACAGGCACCTAACACCAACAAAGACCAGATCAATGTTGGGCAAATGCTGGATTTTTGGTATAGCCAAGCAGATGAAGAGACCCGTAAAGCATTTAAGCAAAGAATAAAAGATTAA
- the corA gene encoding magnesium/cobalt transporter CorA, whose translation MITAYVYNNRELTITELNIQDVVPPDTLWLDLFKPSDEEREWLSKYSVEEVPEEEDINEIEASARFYQNNDGLHINSLFPQRVGQDVKGVNVSFNLRKDFLLTIREDDVGLIRLLRNYLRLGRIEVTTPQGLFLELFNLKVDHLSDLIEDIYSVVDGVSEQVFENNELDEVFKLITLQEDSNGKIRLSLLDTQRSLRYMQRYYRGQLTDDNLKDLREMLLDIESLMPHSQFIFDKLNFLLDAAMGFSGLQQNKIIKIFSVAAVIFLPPTVIASAYGMNFTNMPELEWQFGYPMAILMMLASAGGTYAFFKRKGWL comes from the coding sequence ATGATAACTGCTTATGTCTATAACAATCGTGAACTGACGATTACTGAACTGAACATACAGGATGTCGTGCCTCCGGATACTCTCTGGCTAGACCTTTTTAAGCCCAGCGATGAAGAACGTGAGTGGTTGAGTAAATATTCTGTTGAAGAGGTGCCAGAGGAGGAAGATATCAATGAGATTGAGGCTTCCGCACGTTTTTATCAAAATAACGATGGTCTGCATATTAACTCCTTGTTTCCTCAACGAGTAGGCCAAGACGTCAAAGGCGTTAACGTCTCATTTAACTTACGTAAAGATTTCCTGCTAACGATAAGAGAAGACGATGTAGGCCTCATTCGCTTGCTTAGAAACTATCTTAGGCTTGGACGTATCGAAGTTACCACTCCTCAGGGGCTTTTTCTGGAGTTGTTTAATCTAAAAGTTGATCACTTATCAGATCTTATCGAAGATATTTATTCGGTAGTCGATGGAGTCAGTGAACAGGTTTTTGAGAACAATGAACTCGATGAAGTGTTTAAGCTTATCACCTTGCAGGAAGACTCAAATGGTAAGATTCGATTGAGTCTGTTGGATACTCAACGCTCTCTACGTTACATGCAAAGATATTATCGTGGCCAACTCACCGACGATAATCTTAAAGACTTGCGTGAGATGTTGTTAGATATCGAATCTTTGATGCCTCACAGTCAATTTATCTTTGATAAATTAAATTTTTTGCTGGATGCCGCCATGGGATTCAGTGGGTTGCAACAGAATAAGATTATTAAAATCTTCTCGGTTGCAGCGGTTATTTTCTTACCTCCAACAGTAATCGCCAGTGCTTATGGGATGAATTTCACCAATATGCCTGAGCTTGAGTGGCAATTTGGTTACCCTATGGCCATCCTGATGATGTTAGCCAGTGCCGGTGGAACCTACGCATTCTTCAAGAGGAAAGGTTGGCTCTAG
- a CDS encoding HD-GYP domain-containing protein codes for MKKSRKVAVNQLQVGNFIRLPVSWKDHPFLFSSFRLKQQAQIELIKKLAIDFVFVDLERSDIPPLSEEVAKTKVVPAQKEDLDALTIEMQKTKNERIEKLKRMRRDLQKTEQDFDRSIAKMRNLVSKLRNRPLNAIDDAKELINDMSAQLLNSDNLVLHLMGEAKDDESIYYHSLNVAVLSMLMAKELGWDKADMELVGMGALFHDTGKLKIPPQLLRKKTALTPPEANFMKQHPVMGADLLKLAENFPAGAMPIVLNHHEYLDGSGYPRGLKEDKLDKLCQLVAVVNLYDSLCHPDAQTKARTPYSALGHIYKNFKTQLNQEVTGKMIKMLGIYPPGSIVELSSGQFAMVMSVNLDKILFPRILVYDAMVPKDQAPIVDLEVEGLSIVRCIQPMALPEKIFKYLNPRERVSYYIGSDS; via the coding sequence ATGAAGAAAAGCCGTAAAGTTGCAGTCAATCAATTACAAGTCGGTAATTTCATCCGCTTACCCGTCTCTTGGAAAGATCACCCTTTTCTATTCAGTAGTTTCAGACTCAAGCAACAGGCACAAATCGAGTTAATCAAAAAGTTAGCCATCGACTTTGTCTTCGTCGATCTCGAACGAAGTGATATTCCTCCTCTCAGCGAAGAGGTAGCTAAAACTAAAGTGGTGCCAGCACAGAAAGAAGATCTTGATGCTCTCACTATCGAAATGCAAAAAACCAAGAACGAGCGCATTGAAAAACTCAAACGGATGCGCAGAGACCTTCAAAAAACCGAGCAAGACTTTGACCGTTCTATCGCAAAAATGCGTAACTTGGTGTCTAAATTACGCAATCGTCCGCTAAATGCCATTGATGATGCCAAAGAATTAATTAATGACATGAGTGCGCAATTACTCAATTCAGATAACTTAGTCCTACACCTTATGGGCGAAGCCAAAGACGATGAGTCAATTTATTATCACTCTCTCAATGTCGCCGTACTCTCCATGTTAATGGCAAAAGAGCTGGGTTGGGATAAAGCCGATATGGAATTAGTCGGCATGGGTGCACTATTTCACGATACCGGTAAATTGAAAATCCCTCCACAATTGCTCAGGAAAAAAACCGCTTTAACGCCACCTGAAGCTAACTTTATGAAGCAACACCCTGTCATGGGTGCCGACTTATTGAAACTCGCCGAAAACTTTCCTGCTGGTGCCATGCCAATTGTACTCAATCATCATGAATATCTTGACGGCTCTGGCTACCCTAGGGGGCTTAAAGAGGATAAGCTCGACAAATTGTGTCAACTCGTTGCCGTAGTTAACTTATATGACTCTCTGTGTCACCCGGACGCGCAGACGAAAGCGCGTACCCCCTATTCAGCACTGGGTCATATCTATAAAAATTTCAAGACACAGTTAAATCAGGAAGTAACGGGCAAGATGATCAAGATGTTGGGCATCTATCCCCCAGGCAGTATTGTTGAATTATCTTCAGGACAATTTGCCATGGTCATGTCAGTTAATCTGGACAAGATATTATTCCCCAGAATACTGGTCTACGATGCCATGGTCCCCAAAGATCAGGCTCCGATTGTAGATCTTGAAGTCGAAGGTCTGAGCATAGTCCGCTGTATACAACCGATGGCGTTACCCGAAAAAATCTTTAAATATTTAAACCCCAGAGAGCGCGTCAGCTACTACATAGGCTCTGATAGCTAA
- a CDS encoding patatin-like phospholipase family protein, protein MPLSIATNSDTDPFIASVLADESSPKKGNAQRYTMPEPIAHTALVAEGGGQRGIFTAGVLDSWLESGYNPFELLIGTSAGAQNLSSYLTGQAGFAQASIAKLSKQPEFFNIKRGLKGANAVDLDWYFEQGSDAQFRLNTEYGLTKLKRRSLLISTTNSSSYQAHFSMPNATNWLTLLKASSALPYLYRKGVKIEDDYHVDGGLSAPLPVEEAYKRGARKIVVIRTMPKEYAAHTPWVNRLKSWICSSNRCPKALDYFIHHEAAYKHSLQFIASPPDDVEVIEVFPESRLVSHILGSADTELSHDYKMGIVAGKAFIESNPLANFMSGGKIELINKSRSDSLGKHEHKLGFRYC, encoded by the coding sequence ATGCCGTTATCCATAGCTACCAATTCAGATACAGATCCATTTATAGCTAGCGTGCTTGCCGATGAGTCATCTCCAAAAAAAGGTAATGCTCAGCGCTATACCATGCCAGAACCGATTGCACATACGGCTCTGGTAGCAGAAGGTGGAGGTCAGAGAGGCATATTCACTGCAGGTGTACTTGATAGCTGGTTAGAGAGTGGCTATAACCCATTCGAGTTACTGATAGGTACCTCTGCGGGGGCACAAAACCTGTCTAGTTATCTGACTGGGCAAGCTGGATTTGCCCAAGCATCAATTGCAAAGCTTTCTAAGCAACCAGAGTTCTTCAATATTAAAAGAGGGCTGAAAGGAGCTAATGCCGTCGATCTTGACTGGTATTTCGAACAGGGCAGTGATGCACAATTTCGTTTAAACACTGAGTATGGTTTGACTAAGCTTAAGAGGCGTAGCCTACTTATTTCAACAACGAACAGTTCAAGCTATCAGGCTCATTTTTCAATGCCTAATGCCACAAATTGGTTAACCTTGCTCAAGGCATCGAGTGCCCTGCCTTATCTTTATCGAAAGGGAGTGAAGATTGAGGATGATTATCATGTAGATGGTGGTTTGTCAGCTCCCTTGCCTGTGGAGGAAGCTTATAAGCGTGGGGCGAGAAAGATTGTTGTTATCCGCACTATGCCGAAGGAGTATGCTGCCCATACGCCTTGGGTTAATAGGCTTAAATCCTGGATTTGTTCGTCGAATCGATGCCCTAAGGCACTCGATTATTTTATTCATCATGAAGCAGCCTATAAACACTCTTTACAGTTTATCGCGTCACCACCAGACGATGTTGAGGTGATCGAGGTATTTCCTGAGTCTCGATTGGTGAGTCATATTTTAGGCAGTGCAGATACTGAGCTTTCACATGACTATAAGATGGGCATAGTGGCTGGAAAAGCGTTTATTGAGTCAAACCCTTTGGCTAACTTTATGAGTGGAGGGAAAATTGAATTGATTAATAAATCTAGGAGTGACTCGCTTGGTAAGCATGAGCACAAGCTTGGGTTTAGGTATTGCTAG
- a CDS encoding DUF3135 domain-containing protein produces MTELPNFDQLRWLADNEPDELEELQKTLCKEAIDCCPESNKEQLISMQYHLEQQLSRCTNPYHRCYLAISIMNDKFISLNTIMNSPQEFRQQNAKILTLPSKKPAD; encoded by the coding sequence ATGACTGAATTACCTAACTTCGATCAACTGAGATGGCTGGCAGATAATGAGCCCGATGAACTCGAAGAACTTCAAAAAACACTCTGTAAAGAAGCGATAGACTGCTGCCCGGAATCGAACAAAGAACAACTGATCTCGATGCAATACCACCTTGAGCAACAGCTATCCAGATGCACAAACCCTTATCACAGATGCTATTTGGCCATTAGCATCATGAACGACAAGTTTATTTCCTTAAACACCATAATGAATAGCCCCCAAGAGTTTCGGCAACAAAATGCCAAAATCTTAACGCTTCCTTCAAAGAAACCTGCTGACTAG
- a CDS encoding IS630 family transposase (programmed frameshift) — protein sequence MKNYTAEEILILSRAEKEPRKRIRLLAVALFLEGHSRTDVAERLKVARGSVNAWVAKYLASGPKGLDAKKNKGRDSYLTSSQKQQLSAYIEEQSISSSGGRLTGDAILKYIQLRFNVDYHPNAIYKLLEQLSFSWITSRSKHPKQSPEAQMAFKKVFQLETILNIPGSVALERVDIWFQDEARFGQQNSTTRLWARKGTRPRAVRQQQFEYVHFFGAVCPQTGETEAIITPYLSKDIMRQHLSLISQRTKAGRHAVVVMDGAGWHTDDIADEFNNLSIIKLPPYSPELNPIEQVWSWLRQHHLANRSFKGYEDIVDACSIAWNSFISDTKRVVSLCRRDWAIMT from the exons TTGAAAAACTATACCGCTGAAGAGATTTTAATCTTATCTAGAGCAGAAAAAGAGCCGCGTAAACGGATCCGATTACTGGCAGTAGCCTTATTCCTAGAGGGGCATAGCCGAACAGATGTCGCCGAGAGACTAAAAGTAGCCCGTGGCAGTGTTAACGCCTGGGTAGCAAAATATCTTGCGAGTGGCCCCAAAGGATTAGATGCCAAAAAGAATAAGGGCCGTGATAGCTACCTCACCTCAAGCCAAAAGCAGCAACTAAGTGCATATATAGAAGAACAAAGCATAAGTTCCTCTGGAGGCAGACTGACAGGTGACGCTATCCTAAAATATATTCAGCTACGCTTTAATGTCGACTACCACCCGAATGCGATTTACAAACTACTGGAACAGTTAAGTTTTAGCTGGATAACTAGTCGTTCTAAGCATCCAAAGCAATCACCTGAAGCCCAAATGGCTTTTAAAAAAGT GTTCCAACTGGAAACGATCCTTAACATCCCTGGTAGTGTGGCGCTTGAACGGGTAGATATTTGGTTTCAGGATGAGGCTCGATTTGGTCAACAAAATAGTACGACACGCTTGTGGGCGAGAAAAGGGACGCGTCCAAGAGCTGTGCGTCAGCAGCAATTTGAATATGTCCATTTCTTTGGTGCTGTTTGCCCACAAACAGGAGAGACTGAAGCGATAATTACGCCATACCTAAGTAAGGATATTATGCGTCAACATCTATCACTGATATCCCAAAGAACAAAGGCTGGTCGACATGCTGTTGTTGTGATGGATGGTGCAGGTTGGCATACCGATGATATAGCGGATGAATTTAATAATCTAAGTATCATCAAGTTACCTCCGTACTCACCAGAGCTAAACCCAATAGAACAAGTATGGAGTTGGTTACGACAACATCACCTTGCTAATCGCAGTTTCAAAGGTTACGAGGATATAGTGGATGCCTGTTCGATTGCTTGGAACAGTTTCATTAGTGATACAAAAAGAGTGGTGTCACTATGCCGAAGGGACTGGGCAATAATGACTTAA